In a genomic window of Prochlorococcus marinus subsp. marinus str. CCMP1375:
- a CDS encoding Zn-ribbon protein: protein MPRKKLIRINSSHFQSLFKAIYSFFKSFGKYHSYQWQKEQKEQVIDLPPIKKERIVSTERPNDCSKCGHGPLAEILYGLPDFKDPEFQRAQAAGEITCGGCCITGMEAKWQCVECGQKVWQPPLWHEKQALARYSSSYRKRLFEETMKANGFQKKEMS from the coding sequence ATGCCCAGAAAAAAACTCATCAGGATCAATTCTTCACACTTTCAATCGCTATTCAAAGCTATCTATTCCTTTTTTAAATCCTTTGGTAAATACCATTCTTATCAATGGCAAAAAGAGCAGAAAGAACAGGTTATAGATTTACCCCCAATAAAAAAAGAAAGGATAGTCAGCACTGAGAGGCCTAATGACTGTTCAAAGTGTGGTCATGGACCTCTTGCGGAAATTCTTTACGGTCTACCAGATTTCAAAGATCCAGAATTTCAAAGGGCACAAGCAGCAGGAGAAATCACTTGCGGTGGATGCTGCATTACTGGGATGGAAGCAAAATGGCAATGCGTTGAATGTGGCCAAAAAGTTTGGCAGCCTCCTCTATGGCATGAGAAACAGGCATTAGCAAGATACAGCTCTTCTTATAGAAAACGATTATTCGAGGAAACCATGAAAGCAAATGGATTTCAAAAGAAAGAAATGTCTTAG
- a CDS encoding DEAD/DEAH box helicase — MTTINIPSVSVNYSRTGKSTQVNELGMRPMQERAYEKRGEQYLLIKSPPASGKSRALMFIALDKLHNQEIKQAIIVVPERSIGASFHDEPLSLNGFFSDWKVVPKWNLCDSPATEGGKVKAVKAFLNSDDPVLVTTHSTFRFAVDEFGCEVFDRRLIAIDEFHHVSANPENKLGNHLAKFIDRDRVHIVAMTGSYFRGDAEPVLMPEDEEKFENVTYTYYEQLNGYEYLKKLDIGYFFYSGKYADDILKVLNPEEKTILHIPSVNSRESTKDKLREVDHILEELGEWQGTDDQTGFHLVKQKNGYILRIADLVDDEASKRDQIVASLKDPTQKQNRNHVDIIIALGMAKEGFDWIWCEHALTVGYRASLTEVVQIIGRATRDAPGKTRAKFTNLIAEPDASEQKVAEAVNDTLKAIAASLLMEQVLAPCFNFKSKTSTSSPQEGYDYGEGGYDQNKENVGFNDETGQFEIEINGLKQPKSNAAKRICENDLNELVAAFVQDPTSIERGLFDEELVPEELTQVRMGKIIQKRYPELDDDDQEAVRQQVVAMMNITQKAKEIANGQSTLDADSNSERTNMALINGVRKFVTDVNELNIDLIDRINPFGGAYSILSKSMSEESLRQIHAIISSKRISLTNEEARDLTLRAIKFQKERNRLPSITSADPWEKRMAEGIAFLQKKESEKIDD; from the coding sequence ATGACAACAATAAATATCCCATCTGTTTCTGTTAACTATTCTCGAACGGGTAAATCTACTCAAGTAAACGAACTCGGTATGCGTCCAATGCAGGAGCGTGCTTATGAGAAAAGAGGTGAACAATATTTACTTATTAAATCTCCACCTGCTTCTGGGAAGAGTCGAGCTTTGATGTTTATTGCACTTGATAAGCTACATAATCAGGAAATAAAACAAGCTATTATTGTTGTTCCTGAGCGTTCAATAGGTGCAAGTTTTCATGATGAACCTTTGAGTCTCAATGGTTTCTTTTCAGATTGGAAGGTCGTTCCCAAGTGGAATTTATGTGATTCTCCGGCGACAGAAGGTGGAAAAGTTAAAGCAGTCAAAGCATTTCTTAATAGTGATGATCCTGTTCTAGTAACGACGCATTCGACTTTCCGATTCGCAGTAGATGAATTTGGTTGTGAAGTTTTTGATAGACGTTTAATTGCTATCGACGAATTTCATCATGTTTCAGCAAATCCTGAGAACAAATTAGGTAATCATCTCGCAAAATTTATAGATCGTGATCGGGTACATATTGTTGCGATGACAGGTTCATATTTTCGGGGAGATGCAGAACCAGTTCTAATGCCTGAAGATGAAGAGAAGTTCGAAAATGTTACTTATACATATTATGAGCAGCTTAATGGCTATGAATATCTTAAAAAACTAGATATCGGATATTTTTTCTATTCAGGTAAATATGCAGATGATATTCTTAAGGTTTTAAATCCAGAAGAAAAAACGATTCTACATATTCCTTCTGTTAACTCTAGGGAAAGCACTAAGGATAAGCTCAGAGAAGTTGATCACATACTTGAAGAACTTGGAGAATGGCAAGGAACTGATGATCAAACAGGTTTTCATCTTGTGAAGCAAAAGAATGGGTACATTCTTCGTATAGCTGATTTGGTAGACGATGAAGCAAGTAAACGTGATCAAATAGTAGCTTCACTAAAAGATCCGACTCAAAAACAAAATCGAAATCATGTAGATATAATTATTGCTCTAGGAATGGCCAAAGAAGGTTTTGATTGGATCTGGTGTGAGCATGCACTTACGGTTGGTTATCGTGCAAGTCTTACTGAGGTTGTACAAATTATTGGACGAGCAACAAGGGATGCACCGGGAAAAACTAGAGCAAAATTTACTAATTTAATAGCTGAACCAGATGCCTCTGAACAAAAAGTGGCAGAGGCTGTTAACGATACTTTAAAAGCTATTGCTGCTAGTTTGTTAATGGAACAGGTTCTTGCTCCTTGTTTTAATTTTAAGTCGAAAACTTCAACTAGTAGTCCTCAAGAAGGCTACGATTATGGAGAAGGTGGCTATGACCAGAACAAAGAAAATGTTGGCTTCAATGATGAAACTGGACAGTTTGAAATAGAAATTAATGGTTTAAAACAACCAAAGAGTAATGCCGCAAAAAGGATTTGTGAGAATGACTTAAATGAATTGGTTGCTGCCTTCGTTCAGGACCCCACATCAATAGAGAGAGGTTTATTTGATGAAGAATTGGTACCGGAAGAATTAACTCAAGTACGAATGGGAAAGATTATTCAAAAAAGATATCCTGAGCTTGATGATGATGATCAAGAGGCAGTTCGCCAACAAGTTGTTGCCATGATGAATATTACTCAAAAAGCAAAAGAAATTGCGAATGGGCAAAGCACCCTAGATGCAGATAGCAATAGTGAAAGAACTAATATGGCATTAATTAATGGGGTTAGAAAATTTGTTACTGATGTCAATGAGTTAAATATTGATTTAATTGATCGAATAAATCCCTTTGGAGGGGCTTACTCAATTCTATCTAAATCAATGAGTGAGGAAAGTTTGAGGCAAATTCATGCCATTATTTCTTCTAAGAGAATTTCTCTAACAAATGAGGAGGCTCGAGATCTAACTTTACGAGCAATTAAATTTCAAAAAGAAAGAAATAGATTGCCATCTATTACATCAGCTGATCCTTGGGAGAAAAGAATGGCTGAAGGTATTGCTTTTTTACAGAAAAAAGAATCAGAGAAAATAGATGACTGA
- a CDS encoding SIMPL domain-containing protein, protein MKVLSRIGALPLHAVEIIRRTPPLVFATTVLSVGGLIGFISASKILVDGLRPPVNYITVTGASTEPIESDIAKWDIKVQAEGKSQLKSFTKHQESIRKTIEFLNRNGVRTNDSQSLALLPASTSEVKTKNSKTGEIISTKWVTTQWIEIESDDVFNIDKTYRKVSELLGQGVLVKPNRPKFTYTKLAAKRVDMLSKATKDARTRAEAIVQQAGSSLGTVKKVDTGVFQITVPNSTKVSSWGSYDTTTIKKDITAVMGVTFIVE, encoded by the coding sequence ATGAAAGTTCTATCTCGCATAGGTGCTTTACCTCTTCATGCGGTTGAAATTATTCGTCGCACACCTCCTCTTGTTTTTGCCACGACAGTTTTATCAGTTGGTGGACTTATAGGATTTATAAGCGCATCAAAAATCTTGGTCGATGGACTCAGGCCTCCTGTGAATTACATCACGGTAACTGGAGCAAGTACAGAGCCGATAGAAAGTGACATCGCAAAGTGGGACATCAAAGTGCAGGCAGAAGGGAAATCACAACTGAAATCATTTACAAAGCATCAGGAATCCATAAGAAAAACTATCGAGTTTCTTAATCGCAATGGAGTTCGAACAAATGACTCTCAATCGCTAGCTTTACTACCTGCTTCGACATCCGAGGTGAAAACGAAAAATTCAAAAACAGGTGAAATTATTTCCACAAAATGGGTCACTACTCAATGGATAGAAATTGAAAGTGATGATGTTTTTAATATTGATAAGACATATCGAAAAGTGAGTGAACTTCTTGGCCAAGGAGTCCTTGTAAAGCCTAATCGACCCAAATTCACATATACAAAGCTTGCAGCAAAACGAGTCGATATGCTTTCTAAAGCAACTAAAGATGCACGAACACGAGCAGAGGCAATTGTCCAGCAAGCAGGTTCAAGTCTTGGCACTGTGAAGAAAGTTGATACTGGTGTCTTTCAGATCACTGTCCCAAACTCAACAAAGGTCAGCAGCTGGGGCTCTTACGACACAACCACGATCAAAAAAGATATTACGGCCGTCATGGGAGTCACTTTCATCGTCGAATAA
- a CDS encoding class I SAM-dependent DNA methyltransferase yields MNAVEIEEAITDLSAQPFCRDTFAYSFLEAFGFKSTTLKKLRSGSSNKSDLGGVLLRNNIHISICQLGEVPKTLEELKTSPSTSKSKSKFVLATDGETFEAEDCRSGETIVCNYKDFSNYFGFFLPLAGISNVKQICESSFDIRATGRLNKLYIELIKDNPDWATSERRKEINHFLARLIFCFFAEDTDIFGETLSFTNTVEQMSESDSSNTHQIISEIFRSMNIPKKMRINANLPRWAEAFPYVNGGLFSESVEVPLFSKIARSYLIHIGNLDWKKINPDIFGSMIQAVAEDEERGFLGMHYTSVPNILKVLNPLFLDDLHNKLKLAGDNERKLANIRNRISKIRIFDPACGSGNFLVIAYKELRRIEDIINCRRKEVGRKSEIPLTNFRGIEIRSFTSEIARLALIISEYQCNVNYLGQKEALAEFLPLEANNWITCGNALRLDWVSLCPPSGSSVKLHSDDLFSTPLDQAEIDFDNKGGEIYICGNPPYRGSQWQSKDQKYDLQQVFEGRTKKWKSLDYVSGWFMKAAIFCCHKNAAAAFVSTNSICQGRQVENLWTLIANTSSKIFFAHRSFKWSNLASHNAGVTVVIVGITKKPVPLRILFYNDENDVTVQKHCENINAYLINAPDVIVHSEAKPINGLSEMRFGNMPNEGGFLLLNESEVKEARAKYGVNPKYIRRFLGSDEFIKGKLRYCIWVNDDDYEDAKKNQWLMYRFEQVREKRTASDRPTTKKLAKTPYLFGEVRQAGSERSIVIPRVSSENRDYLPVGIAENGIIIGDRNFAIHDAPLWNIAIISSRLHWLWIATVCVRMRTDFSYSNTLGWNTFYVPKLTEKNMLDLTRSAEEILLAREIHFPKTIAELYDPERMPNNLINAHKQNDEILERIYIGRQFKNDTERLEKLFHLYSRKLNNKI; encoded by the coding sequence ATGAATGCTGTCGAGATAGAAGAAGCGATTACAGATCTTTCAGCTCAACCATTTTGTAGGGATACTTTTGCTTATTCTTTTCTGGAAGCATTTGGATTTAAAAGCACTACATTAAAGAAGTTGCGAAGTGGATCCTCCAATAAATCTGATTTGGGTGGGGTTTTGCTCAGGAATAATATTCATATTTCTATATGTCAGTTAGGAGAGGTGCCTAAGACTCTAGAAGAGCTCAAAACAAGTCCTTCCACTTCTAAAAGTAAGTCGAAATTTGTCTTAGCAACTGATGGAGAGACATTTGAGGCCGAGGACTGTAGATCTGGCGAGACAATAGTTTGTAACTATAAGGATTTTTCGAATTATTTTGGTTTTTTTCTTCCATTAGCCGGTATATCAAATGTTAAACAGATTTGCGAAAGTTCTTTTGATATAAGGGCTACAGGAAGACTAAACAAGCTTTATATTGAGTTAATTAAAGATAATCCTGATTGGGCAACATCTGAGAGAAGAAAAGAAATTAATCATTTCCTTGCAAGACTTATATTTTGTTTCTTTGCTGAAGACACTGATATTTTCGGAGAAACGCTTTCATTTACAAATACTGTTGAACAGATGAGTGAGAGTGATTCTTCAAATACTCATCAAATTATTTCGGAAATTTTTAGATCGATGAACATTCCGAAGAAGATGCGGATTAACGCCAATCTTCCTAGATGGGCAGAGGCTTTTCCATATGTTAATGGGGGGCTTTTCTCTGAGAGTGTTGAGGTCCCTCTTTTTAGCAAGATTGCACGCTCTTACTTGATACATATAGGGAACCTTGACTGGAAGAAAATTAACCCAGATATTTTTGGCTCCATGATTCAGGCCGTTGCAGAAGACGAGGAAAGAGGTTTCTTAGGTATGCACTACACAAGTGTGCCAAATATCTTGAAGGTCTTAAACCCACTTTTTTTGGATGATCTACACAATAAGCTTAAATTAGCGGGCGATAATGAGAGAAAGCTTGCAAACATTCGGAATAGAATTTCTAAAATAAGAATTTTTGATCCAGCTTGTGGTTCTGGAAATTTTCTTGTAATTGCCTATAAAGAGCTGAGGAGAATTGAAGACATAATCAATTGTCGGCGAAAAGAAGTTGGTCGAAAATCTGAAATCCCATTGACAAACTTCAGGGGGATTGAAATAAGAAGCTTCACTTCTGAAATTGCTCGACTAGCACTAATCATTTCTGAATATCAATGTAATGTTAACTACCTTGGTCAGAAAGAGGCTCTCGCTGAGTTTCTTCCTCTTGAGGCGAACAATTGGATCACATGTGGTAATGCATTGAGACTTGATTGGGTGAGCCTTTGTCCACCTTCAGGTTCCTCTGTCAAGTTGCATTCGGATGATTTATTTAGTACCCCACTTGATCAGGCGGAAATTGATTTTGATAATAAGGGTGGGGAAATTTATATCTGTGGGAACCCTCCATATCGTGGTAGTCAATGGCAAAGTAAAGATCAAAAGTATGATTTACAACAAGTTTTTGAGGGGAGAACAAAAAAATGGAAGTCTCTTGATTATGTATCTGGTTGGTTTATGAAAGCTGCAATATTCTGTTGTCATAAGAACGCAGCGGCAGCCTTCGTCTCGACAAATTCAATTTGTCAAGGAAGACAGGTTGAAAATCTTTGGACTTTAATTGCTAATACTTCTTCCAAAATATTTTTCGCTCATAGGAGTTTTAAGTGGAGCAATTTAGCGAGTCATAATGCTGGTGTAACTGTAGTTATTGTTGGGATAACCAAAAAGCCCGTTCCATTACGTATACTTTTTTACAATGATGAAAATGATGTAACTGTTCAAAAACATTGTGAAAATATAAATGCTTATCTAATTAATGCACCTGATGTCATTGTGCACTCAGAGGCTAAACCCATCAATGGTCTTAGTGAAATGAGATTTGGGAATATGCCTAATGAAGGTGGCTTTTTACTCTTAAATGAGAGTGAAGTTAAAGAGGCAAGAGCCAAGTATGGAGTTAATCCAAAATATATAAGACGCTTTTTAGGCTCAGACGAGTTTATTAAAGGTAAATTACGTTATTGCATTTGGGTAAATGATGATGATTATGAAGACGCCAAAAAAAATCAATGGTTGATGTATCGATTTGAACAGGTTAGGGAAAAAAGAACTGCTTCAGATAGGCCTACTACAAAAAAACTAGCAAAAACTCCTTATCTTTTTGGGGAGGTTCGTCAGGCTGGATCAGAAAGATCAATAGTAATTCCAAGAGTAAGTTCTGAGAATAGAGATTACCTACCAGTTGGAATTGCAGAAAATGGAATAATTATTGGAGATAGAAATTTTGCAATACATGATGCACCTTTATGGAATATTGCAATTATTTCCTCTCGATTACATTGGCTTTGGATAGCAACGGTATGCGTCAGAATGAGAACTGATTTTTCGTACTCTAATACCCTTGGCTGGAATACTTTTTATGTCCCAAAATTAACCGAAAAGAATATGCTGGATTTGACTCGTAGTGCTGAGGAGATACTTCTAGCTCGTGAAATACATTTTCCGAAGACAATTGCAGAACTTTATGATCCTGAGAGAATGCCCAATAACTTGATAAATGCTCATAAACAAAATGATGAGATTTTAGAACGAATTTATATAGGTCGCCAATTTAAAAATGATACTGAGCGACTAGAGAAATTATTTCATTTATACTCTAGAAAATTGAATAATAAAATCTGA